A segment of the Cohnella algarum genome:
GAACACGGATTCGATCAAATAAAGGGACATAGGGATTCTCTCCTTTTGAAAAAATGAATGGCAATCGAACAAAGAAAGGCGAAATCGACAACGCCGCTTAATGCGACTATAATTTACTTAGTATAAAAAGTTAACTCTGTATCCCTGCGAAACAAGCCCATTGGAGGTCCGCATGAAAGAAAGATACGATCTGCCCTGCAATATCGCCCAATCGCTGAACGTCATCGGAGACCGCTGGACGCTGCTCATCATTCATGAAATTTTGGTCGGCCGCTCGACCTTCAACGAAATCAAGAAAGCGCTGGACGGCCTCTCGTCCAAGCTGCTGTCCGACCGGCTTAAATATTTGGAGGAACAGGGGCTCGTCGAATCCGCCCTCTATTCCGACCACCCGCCTCGTTACCGGTA
Coding sequences within it:
- a CDS encoding winged helix-turn-helix transcriptional regulator, with translation MKERYDLPCNIAQSLNVIGDRWTLLIIHEILVGRSTFNEIKKALDGLSSKLLSDRLKYLEEQGLVESALYSDHPPRYRYSLTPSGKDLDDVFYALIVWGKRHLQKCYKKLTHRSCGHEVRVSYRCDHCGREVEKADLAVVNLAPGERGPAADA